In a genomic window of Tepidamorphus gemmatus:
- a CDS encoding PilN domain-containing protein, whose translation MNAVSRLLGWWVGELARAVEPLVVRFGRPAGFVVVDTAGRYQAWRVSGREPVLLGTADAADLAATDWVKKLKSRSFELRLEAGQVLDRTLSLPAAGRQYVEAILRHQIERLTPWAADRVVFDYEIVEDAASATDDQMRIRLVATARERVAAALAPLEALGLSPRAVGTAADPLGLATSIDLQDSSKTRRRDVLRRKVGIALAAFAALVVVAGGVQSWIVYDLTKRSEALDAAIEMRRSVIAEAVARAGASASHQQLAARKASALPMVLLIEELSKRIPTDTYLTELSIDGQTLRINGLSSRATELIALIEQSPMLSAAQFAAPTTRTEDGAADSFQILARLPGQDPQGDQP comes from the coding sequence ATGAATGCTGTCAGCCGGTTGCTCGGATGGTGGGTCGGGGAGCTCGCCCGAGCCGTCGAGCCGCTGGTCGTCCGCTTCGGGCGGCCGGCCGGCTTCGTCGTCGTGGATACCGCAGGCCGGTATCAGGCGTGGCGGGTCAGCGGCCGCGAACCGGTGTTGCTCGGCACCGCCGACGCTGCCGACCTTGCCGCCACCGATTGGGTGAAGAAACTGAAGTCGCGGTCGTTCGAGCTGCGTCTCGAGGCGGGACAGGTCCTCGACCGGACCCTCAGTCTCCCGGCTGCCGGCAGGCAGTATGTCGAGGCGATCCTGCGCCATCAGATCGAGCGGCTGACCCCCTGGGCCGCCGACCGTGTCGTCTTCGACTACGAGATCGTCGAGGATGCAGCGTCCGCGACCGACGACCAGATGCGGATACGACTCGTCGCCACCGCACGGGAGCGCGTTGCGGCGGCGCTGGCGCCGCTGGAGGCGTTGGGACTCAGCCCGCGCGCGGTCGGTACCGCAGCCGATCCGCTGGGCCTGGCGACGAGCATCGACCTGCAGGATTCCAGCAAGACCCGGCGCCGTGACGTGCTTCGTCGGAAGGTGGGGATCGCGCTTGCCGCCTTTGCGGCACTGGTGGTTGTGGCGGGTGGCGTACAGAGCTGGATCGTCTACGATCTCACGAAGCGTAGCGAGGCGCTCGACGCGGCGATCGAGATGCGCCGCTCTGTCATCGCCGAGGCGGTGGCACGCGCCGGCGCGTCAGCGAGCCACCAGCAGCTCGCCGCGCGCAAGGCCTCCGCATTGCCGATGGTGCTGCTGATCGAGGAACTGTCGAAACGGATCCCGACCGACACCTATCTCACCGAACTCTCGATCGACGGGCAGACGCTCCGGATCAACGGCCTGTCCTCGCGCGCCACCGAGCTGATCGCGCTGATCGAGCAGTCGCCGATGCTGTCGGCCGCCCAGTTCGCCGCCCCGACCACGCGGACCGAGGACGGGGCCGCCGACAGCTTTCAGATCCTCGCCAGGCTGCCGGGCCAGGACCCGCAAGGGGACCAGCCGTGA
- the gspM gene encoding type II secretion system protein GspM, with protein MRIDSRQVGAVALAGALVVAAISWLAWGWLARQAVAERIAVQTGQIAHLDRRLASLEADGTPQAGEGAPAAVYFPGATAPIAAAAVQRTVDGIIDAAGGRLIESQLLPIAEADPDGHRIDLRTSFEATIESLQAILFEIETRRPIMLVRSLSVRSFVAAGRNDADVDDPVLQVSLVVAAFWEPGEE; from the coding sequence ATGCGGATCGATTCCCGGCAGGTCGGAGCGGTGGCGCTGGCCGGTGCGCTGGTGGTCGCCGCCATTTCGTGGCTGGCCTGGGGCTGGCTGGCGCGACAGGCGGTCGCGGAGCGCATCGCCGTTCAGACTGGCCAGATCGCGCATCTGGACCGGCGGCTCGCGTCGCTCGAGGCAGACGGCACGCCGCAGGCGGGCGAGGGCGCGCCGGCGGCCGTCTACTTTCCCGGAGCGACCGCGCCGATCGCGGCAGCCGCGGTCCAGCGCACGGTGGACGGTATCATTGACGCGGCAGGCGGGCGGCTGATCGAAAGCCAGCTGTTGCCGATCGCCGAGGCCGATCCGGATGGCCACCGGATCGACCTGCGCACCTCGTTCGAGGCAACGATCGAGAGTTTGCAAGCAATTCTGTTCGAGATCGAGACCAGGCGGCCGATCATGCTTGTGAGGTCGCTGTCGGTGCGATCCTTCGTGGCGGCCGGTCGCAATGACGCCGACGTGGACGATCCGGTGCTGCAGGTGTCGCTGGTGGTTGCGGCATTCTGGGAGCCTGGCGAAGAATGA
- a CDS encoding general secretion pathway protein GspK, whose amino-acid sequence MRRMTGERGYISVVVLMVAGLLAALVAATMQVSRPTAAYARLNVDELQADALLRGGVAAAAYSLFVGRLDPAQLAGTVVTFATGAVRLSARTERGRIDLNGSPPVLLAGLYRAVNGRGMSAQQFAARVADWRDANGQPGPNGAERPQYREAGLAYGPRNGPFQSVEELMLVLGMTAEDYARLSPHLTIFNPEGTIDPMSASIPVLSSVPGMDARQAQELVAALRAEAPERRAQNRQLQRFSRFLSVEDAQVFRITAEARLLGGFTRTAEAVIVQTDTPQLFDVLAWVDEPAGEGR is encoded by the coding sequence ATGCGGCGGATGACCGGCGAGCGCGGATACATCTCCGTCGTGGTGCTGATGGTCGCCGGCCTGCTGGCGGCTCTCGTGGCGGCGACGATGCAGGTGTCGCGGCCGACCGCCGCCTATGCACGGCTGAATGTCGACGAGCTTCAGGCCGACGCGCTGCTGCGGGGCGGCGTCGCGGCGGCCGCCTACAGCCTGTTCGTCGGGCGGCTCGATCCGGCCCAGCTGGCGGGCACCGTTGTCACGTTCGCGACCGGGGCGGTGCGGCTGTCCGCGCGCACGGAGCGGGGCCGGATCGACCTGAACGGATCGCCGCCAGTGCTGCTCGCCGGGCTCTACCGGGCCGTCAACGGACGCGGCATGAGTGCGCAGCAGTTCGCCGCCCGGGTGGCGGACTGGCGCGATGCCAACGGGCAACCTGGGCCGAATGGCGCCGAACGGCCGCAATACCGCGAGGCAGGGCTCGCCTACGGTCCGCGCAACGGTCCCTTCCAGTCGGTGGAGGAGCTGATGCTGGTGCTCGGCATGACCGCCGAGGACTACGCCAGGCTCAGCCCGCATTTGACGATCTTCAATCCGGAGGGGACGATAGATCCGATGAGCGCATCGATTCCCGTGCTGTCTTCGGTGCCCGGGATGGATGCGCGTCAAGCGCAGGAGCTGGTCGCGGCATTGCGCGCCGAGGCGCCGGAGCGGCGGGCGCAGAACCGCCAGCTGCAGCGCTTCTCGCGGTTCCTGTCCGTCGAGGACGCGCAGGTTTTCAGGATCACTGCCGAGGCCAGGCTGCTTGGCGGCTTCACCCGGACCGCGGAGGCGGTGATCGTGCAGACGGACACTCCGCAGCTGTTCGATGTGCTCGCCTGGGTCGACGAGCCGGCTGGAGAGGGACGTTGA